Proteins found in one Oncorhynchus mykiss isolate Arlee chromosome 17, USDA_OmykA_1.1, whole genome shotgun sequence genomic segment:
- the klhdc7a gene encoding kelch domain-containing protein 7A: MPIADLLGVQFDMQLLGKLTCSVAAVLLISWAYRFYSSRGTAAKPQLYVRPPPDRPTEAPIGTCLNCKMELRAPSTAKHDTRSDGDKQPGHSQSDDLTPDKTNTGTGKGEVTQIEEAGKFTNTKEMAALQEESNVEEDNSLELEEDFPVFVEEAEIKTNNCMFGSILKLPDPNDSGLASPSGRRSPCFLQRLEGSVGLGVGRELRQDLGLQGAYSSFLSKAEITVEDANLVMEGPGDQSIVRGKIYEYFVESSSHSITDSILGQFEGNSLDSQSVKFGSRGSSLTEPPSSLSPIIMRDLVLPQSPDERPFSPVSPEPTSPIKPGLIRKESYLTAAEHSELLITSLIPRASTQLRPHSQAYSSGDPSPVTPLSPMTDTRGPSAWEKPSLETIAGARFVNLPQENMGSSELESLKAKLDLGNCMEVLELSKKHGQAPLQQAALRVMSDNYLQVLRDPGLYGMLRAGERDEIQKQRMRGRQFLVAANMVPQDWVGSSPQGTKTEQRATNKPYSGLYCYDDYIDSWHPLCPIPQEVISKGCAVCTMDNYLFVAVGGCQQGADREMKPSKRVFCYNPVTSIWKEISPMNESRPHCKLAALQGCIYAIGGECLSTVERYDPRSDRWTFVAPLPNDTFAVAHHVTVCNGELFVLGGTLRYTLLRYNPKTNVWRKSAITGSKMRTTEIVGVGNFLYRFDVNPQLGISVYRYHTVARLWYECCTKRLAHCPAFQCVVVDDTIYCICHQFTMRFLADEISPSFVADDLSVLTAAKGILFPFVLSLPDKKALQTSV; the protein is encoded by the coding sequence ATGCCCATAGCAGATCTGCTGGGTGTCCAGTTCGACATGCAACTGCTGGGGAAGCTGACGTGTTCCGTGGCCGCTGTTCTGCTCATCTCCTGGGCTTACAGGTTCTACAGCTCGAGGGGTACAGCAGCTAAACCCCAGCTCTATGTGAGGCCTCCTCCAGACAGGCCCACTGAAGCACCCATTGGAACCTGTCTGAACTGCAAGATGGAACTGCGAGCTCCAAGCACAGCCAAACATGACACAAGAAGTGATGGGGACAAACAGCCTGGCCACTCACAGAGTGATGACCTGACACCTGACAAGACCAATACAGGGACAGGGAAAGGAGAAGTGACCCAGATTGAAGAAGCAGGCAAGTTCACAAACACTAAGGAAATGGCTGCATTGCAGGAGGAATCGAATGTAGAGGAGGACAACAGCTTGGAGTTGGAGGAAGATTTCCCCGTGTTTGTTGAGGAGGCTGAGATTAAGACCAATAATTGTATGTTTGGATCCATCTTGAAACTCCCTGATCCTAATGACAGTGGGCTGGCCAGCCCATCAGGCCGTCGATCCCCTTGCTTTCTGCAGAGGCTGGAGGGCAGTGTGGGGCTGGGTGTCGGCAGAGAGCTGCGGCAGGACCTGGGGCTCCAGGGGGCCTACTCCAGCTTTCTCTCCAAGGCAGAGATCACAGTGGAGGATGCCAACCTTGTGATGGAAGGACCTGGGGACCAGAGCATTGTGCGGGGAAAGATCTATGAATACTTTGTGGAATCTTCCTCGCACTCCATCACAGACTCCATATTGGGTCAGTTTGAGGGGAATTCACTGGACTCACAGTCTGTGAAATTTGGAAGCCGTGGCAGCAGCCTCACTGAGCCTCCCTCGTCCCTAAGCCCCATCATCATGCGTGATCTGGTTTTGCCGCAGAGTCCTGATGAGAGGCCGTTCTCACCAGTTAGTCCGGAGCCCACATCTCCCATCAAGCCGGGTCTCATACGCAAGGAGAGCTACCTCACAGCGGCTGAACATTCAGAACTCCTGATCACCTCTCTGATACCCAGAGCCTCGACCCAGCTGAGGCCCCACTCTCAGGCCTATTCATCAGGGGATCCCAGCCCTGTCACTCCCCTCAGTCCCATGACAGACACCAGGGGCCCCAGTGCATGGGAGAAGCCCAGCCTAGAAACCATAGCTGGGGCTAGATTTGTAAATCTGCCTCAAGAAAACATGGGCAGCTCAGAGTTGGAGAGCTTAAAGGCCAAACTTGATTTGGGCAACTGCATGGAGGTGCTGGAGCTGTCTAAGAAGCATGGGCAGGCCCCTCTGCAGCAGGCAGCCCTCAGAGTGATGTCTGACAACTACCTCCAGGTCCTCAGGGACCCAGGTCTGTATGGGATGCTGAGAGCAGGCGAGCGGGATGAGATTCAGAAACAGCGCATGAGAGGAAGGCAGTTCTTAGTGGCAGCCAACATGGTCCCTCAGGACTGGGTGGGGAGTAGTCCTCAAGGGACAAAAACAGAGCAGCGAGCCACCaacaagccatacagtggtcTCTACTGCTATGATGATTATATAGACAGCTGGCACCCATTGTGTCCCATCCCGCAGGAAGTCATCTCCAAAGGCTGTGCCGTGTGCACTATGGACAACTACTTATTTGTAGCAGTGGGGGGCTGCCAGCAGGGcgcagacagagagatgaagcCTTCCAAGAGAGTGTTCTGCTACAACCCTGTAACGTCCATTTGGAAAGAGATCAGTCCTATGAATGAGTCCAGGCCCCACTGCAAACTGGCAGCCCTGCAGGGCTGCATCTATGCCATCGGAGGGGAGTGTCTGTCTACCGTAGAGCGCTATGACCCCCGCTCTGACAGATGGACTTTTGTGGCCCCACTGCCCAATGATACATTTGCTGTGGCCCATCATGTCACGGTGTGCAATGGGGAACTCTTTGTTCTAGGGGGAACACTGAGATACACACTGTTGCGCTACAACCCAAAAACCAATGTGTGGAGGAAAAGCGCAATAACGGGAAGCAAAATGAGGACCACCGAGATAGTGGGAGTAGGAAACTTTCTGTATCGATTTGATGTCAACCCACAGCTAGGCATCAGTGTGTACCGCTACCACACCGTGGCACGACTATGGTATGAATGCTGCACCAAACGCCTCGCCCACTGCCCTGCATTTCAGTGTGTTGTTGTGGACGACACCATCTACTGCATATGCCACCAGTTCACCATGAGGTTCCTGGCTGATGAGATCTCTCCGAGCTTCGTAGCGGATGATTTGAGTGTCCTCACTGCAGCTAAGGGCATCCTTTTCCCCTTTGTACTCTCACTTCCTGATAAGAAAGCTCTCCAGACCAGTGTGTGA
- the c17h1orf158 gene encoding uncharacterized protein C1orf158 homolog: protein MCSTTYSMGNQEKSYDKWTQPGWRIEQKYANNVLIGNWVEEKFQFTRECKTANSTNRADYQPQWDHRPDVILRREALRKAEGLPAKLLLSHHGTLPSHYLVTLYDEMYGRQGTSTLPPLRSWHPDRLAWTPEKSDHPSLAPPTNFGLVESRQVRLDQQQSPLPALSVYRSAYQKYPLSAFCQPRFASVPRGHSSKLHPANRINKDMDLKQRPCRQVPDNSVSASLLPPLSVV from the exons ATGTGCAGTACCACATACAGTATGGGAAATCAGGAAAAGAGTTATGATAAATGGACCCAACCTGGCTGGAGAATAGAGCAGAAGtatgcaaacaatgttctaaTTGGCAACTGGGTGGAAGAGAAGTTTCAG TTCACTCGAGAGTGTAAGACAGCCAACAGCACCAACCGTGCAGACTACCAGCCACAGTGGGACCACCGGCCAGACGTCATCCTCAGACGAGAGGCGCTGCGGAAAGCTGAG GGCCTTCCCGCTAAGCTGCTTCTCTCCCACCACGGCACGCTGCCCTCCCATTACCTGGTCACCCTCTATGATGAGATGTATGGGCGCCAGGGCACCTCCACCCTGCCTCCCTTGCGCTCCTGGCATCCAGACAGGCTGGCGTGGACGCCAGAGAAGTCTGACCACCCAAGCTTGG CACCTCCAACTAACTTTGGCCTGGTGGAGTCTAGACAGGTCCGTCTGGATCAGCAGCAGTCCCCCCTCCCTGCGCTGAGTGTGTATAGGTCAGCGTACCAGAAGTACCCACTCAGTGCTTTCTGCCAGCCCCGCTTCGCCAGTGTGCCACGAGGCCACTCCAGTAAGCTCCATCCTGCCAATCGAATCAACAAGGACATGGATCTGAAACAACGGCCCTGCAGACAGGTCCCAGACAACTCAGTCTCCGCcagcctcctccctcccctgtctGTTGTGTAG